The Aneurinibacillus migulanus genome includes the window ACGCTGCTATTAAAGCGTTCCTGCAACGACATGGATTAAAAGACCGTGGCATCAAGATACGAACAAATCTGGCTGTATTAAAGGTCAAGGCAAAAGCAGCTTTATTAGAATGCTTTTTCATATCGAATCCGAAGGAAGCGGCGTTGATGAAAGACGCTGCTTTTTTGCTTGAATTAGCGGAAGCCATCGGACAAGGTGTGCTAGTTGCTATCGGTATTGCCTATGTGCCAGTAAAGAAGCCAGAAACACCACAACCTACTCAACCTAAGGAGGAAAAGAAACTCATGAAAACAGAAGATGCAAACAAAATCATTCGTATCTTACAGGACAGATGGAACGCTTCAACATGCCAGGATGAGAAAAAAGAAGTTGGTCGGCTTGCCGATGAGGTGCGTGTAGCTGCCGGAATGAAGAAGGTGAATGGCTAATGAAGGAGAGACTGAAAGACCCGTTTCTGTGGGCTGGCGTTGGTGGATTGTTGTATCAAGTTTTAAACGCAAGAGGATTTATTGTTCCCCAAGGTCTATGGGATTTAGGATTAGACCTTATCAGTTATGCTTGCATTGGTGTTGGTGTAGTATCCGGGTATACCGGGAAAGCGAAGAAAGAGTAAGATGATTAAGCCCCGCTGTCCGTATGGATGGCGGGGCTTTTTTTGTATCATGCAATTACTGTCTAACTCTGTATTCGCATAGACCCATACTTAACTACTGCATCTGTTTTTATAAAGTTTTGATGCAGAATGAAAGAAAATGTTTACTTGTAAGCAAAAACAAGAGCAAACGCTATAATAAATCGGACTATAAAGTCCTTTACAATAACAAAACTGCGACCAACCTTTAATCAATCAAGAAGCAGTAACCTTGTAATTGGTAATCTATAAATGATTGTTGCCACTTTGTCCATTTTTATTGCCATTTTGGAAAGTTTAAGTTATAATATGGATAACAGAACTCACCACGCCTCTTAACAATGCGGACCAGGGTGAGTCATTTTTATTTATAGGGGTTATTCTCATGGAGGAAAACCAAATGAAACCTGCACTTACACATGAAGAGCAATTAAATTTGTTGAAAAATAGAAATTTAATAATAAAAAATGAGTACTTTGCGTTGGAAATTCTAAAAAGAGTGAATTACTACAGACTTCGCGGATACACATTGTCATTAGAAAAAAACGACAGATTTTTTGATGGAATAACCTTTGAACATGTATATACCTTGTATCAGTTCGATCAGAAACTACGAAATATATTGCTTCCAATGTTAGAAAATATAGAAATCGCTTTTCGAACTGAAATTGCCTATGTATTAGCTCATAAATATGGTCCTTTAGGATATAAAAATAAAGAATATTTCAAAAGCGAATTACATCATGCTAATTTTTTATTGGAAGTTAAAAAAGAAACTTCGAGGGGAAAAGAACTCTTTGTTCAGCATTATCAACAAAAGTATGATGGTCAATTTCCGATATGGGCAGTGGTTGAACTTATAACCTTTGGTGCACTATCCATGTTATTTAAGAACATGAAGAAAGATGATCAAAAGAAAATTGCAGGTGAAACTTACGGGACCACCCCGTTCTATATAGAAAGCTGGCTTAGAACGCTGGCGTATGTAAGGAATGTATGTGCTCACTACGGACGACTGTACGGGAAACGATTAGTTCTTTCACCAAAATTATTTGATGATGATAAAAAACGAGGTATACAAGAAAAAAGCCCATTTGCAGCTATATATATAATGAGCAGATTATGTCTGGATAAAAGCGTTTGGGACTTTTTCATTTCTAACTTATATGCACTGGTTAGTCAGTATGAAGACCAGATAAAATTGCATCTTATTGGTTTTCCAGAAAATTGGTATGAATTACTTAATGAAAAAAGATAAAATGTTTAATAATATTTTTTTGTGAAAATAGTTCTTTTTTTAAAATATTGTTCATATGCTTTATTGCGTAAGCGTATAGCGATAGTAAGCGCGAAGCAATACAGCTTAATAGCATACCTATGGCCTCCTACCTTAACCGGCAGGAGGCTTTATTTTTGGTTATAGACGGCATGATATGTAATGGCATCACATGCTCCAGAAGTCTTCAGCTCTCACGCTTTTATCGACAGCGCGTACTGCCGACAGTATCTTCTTTATCGTCGTTCCAGTCGGTATATAATCCGGATCGGACGCTATTTTCCCCACGGTATTCCGGTTCACTCCAGACTTAGCCGCAACCCATTGTTGACTAATTCCCCGTTTATCAATCCATTTACCAAATTTACTTCTTTTCTTTCCAAGGCCAAACATCTAAATCACTCCTTGGAACTTAGTCTGTCCAATTTGCAAAGAAAAATTATCGTTTCATCCAAAAAAAATTTGCATTTTGGACAAGCGGACTCCCATATCATTTAACAAATCACACCGTTCGCGGTCGAGTTCATAATCAAGTGCGTTCAGCACGAGAGATGCGCGAACGAAAAAACGAACCTTGAAAACTCAATATTCTCGCATGAAACAGCTTGCTTCTTGTCGTTCGCTTTCTCCCCAACTATTTCTTACAGAAATAAAAATGAGGTGGCGTTGTTCAAAAAGGAGTTGATACAAATTGATGCTTGAGATTATCTCTTCAGTTGTGATGGGTTCGATCGCCCTTTATGCCCAATTCAAAAAAACGGGCGCAACAAATGACAGCGATAAATTGAATCAAATTTTTACTAATTCAGGTCTGAACATTCGAGACGGGAAAAGAACATTCACTACGCAGCTTGTCAAAAGAAAGATATATCCCTGGGGCGTTGAGTACCGATATAGGATTCCATTGGGAAGAAGCTTTGAAGATTATAAAGCAAAATTCAATCACATCCAGGATGGACTTAATAACAGGAAGACCCTACTCCACTTCACTCTAACAGACCTAAAAAGCCTTAATTTGAAGCAAAACCTCATTCACCAGATAAAAGAGTTGTTGAAGAAGAAAAAAGCCACCAGAAAGGAGATAGAGCTGTCTTACGATGGCCTACTCAAGATAAAGGTCTATAACGAGCCACTACCTACCCTACTCCACTACACAGACATAAGCCTAGTCGGAGACGGCTGGAAAGTGACCGTAGGACAAATTCGAGAAGGAAACCAACTCATTCTACATGACTTTGAAAAAATCCCTCACATGGTCATTGGCGGCGCCACACGGTATGGGAAATCAAATTTCCTCAATATGCTCATTACCACTCTCCTACTCCTGCAGCCGGATAACGTTCAATTCACCCTTATTGATTTAAAAGGCGGTGTAGAGTTTTCAGACTACCAGGATATAGAACAGGTCGTAAACTACGCCGAAGAGCCAGAAGAGGCCGAGAAAGCCCTCAGATCCGTCGTAAAAGAAATGCGTGAGAAACAACAGCAATTTAAGCATCGCTCGGTAAAGAATGTACAGGAGGCAAAGGACCCTACTCGTCATTTCATCATCATTGATGAAGTCGGAGAACTAAATCCGTCTGAAGCCATTACTAAAGAGGAACGGGCATTGAAGGAGAGCTGCCAAACATACATGAGCCAAATTGCCCGGCTAGGTGCCGGCCTTGGGTATCGGCAGATTCTTGCCACACAGTACCCTACGGGCGACGTGATTCCCCGTCAGTGTAAACAAAATTCAGATGCAAAGCTTTGCTTCAGGGTTCAGAATGGAACGGCCAGCCGTGTTGTACTTGATGAAACGGGAGCTGAAGAACTACCAGAGGTAAAAGGCCGTGCAATTTATCAAACGGCGGACCGGAGACGAATCCTGCAAACACCTATGATCGAAACAAAGATCATTCATCAGGCCATTATGCCTCATATCGTTATTAAAGCGAGAAAGGAGCCCGTCAATGAGGTCAAAAATAAGCCGGATGGAGAGACAAGAACAGATATTGCTCAGTCTGGAAAGATTCAATTTCTTGACTAGGAGCCACATACAGCGTCTTCACAGGCTTGGAGGCGACAGGAACGCACAAAAGGTATTGCGGCAGATGGAAGCGTACCTACACAGCTTCCGAGAGGGCTATGACACGGTATATTATCTAAACAAGTCAGGCCGGGAGATGATTGGGGCTAAAAAGCAAGTAAAACGGACGCTGCAAACTACTCATAACTTAATGCGTGTTGACTTCTTCTTTCATATGGGCTGCCCTCCTCATTGGTTTAACGAACGAAAGGTAGAAATCGGAGGAAAGGTTTGTGTTATCCCTGATGCCCTCTTCTTCAAGGATAAACAGTACAACTTTTTAGAAGTGGATAATCGGCAAACAATGGCTGAAAACAAAGCAAAAGTACACAAGTACAGAAAGATGTTTGAGTCAGGTGTCTTTCAAAATGATAAAAATTTCGGCTATTTTCCTACTTTACATATCGTAACAGTCAACAAAAGCAGAATGAAACGCTTTAGGGAGATATGCGACGGCCTACCCTTTCAGGTGTATTTGATTGACGAGATTAAATAAGGGAGTGTTTAGAATGGCAAAGGTTCAAACGATCGGATTTACTGAGTTTATGGATGGCTCATGGAAGACGCCAAAAATAAGCAACAAAGACCTAAAGAAGCTTACGAGCACACTTATTAAGGCCGGTTGTATGGTTCCCCTTGCCCTATCTCCGACGGCGGTCTTTGCTGAAGGAGCTGGCGAAGCGGCAACCAAGGCTGTTGCTTCTACTTCGCTATCTATCCTTGCTCATGCTCTTGATCCAATTGTTCAAATACTTGTTGCAATCAGTCTGCCTGTCGCTTCAGTTGTTATGATTGGAGGCTGTTTCTTTTTCATGTTTGGTAACTCTGAAAAGGCTTGGAATACGATACAACACGCAGGATTGGGCTATATCTTAATCCAGCTTTCTCCACTGTTTATAAGAGTACTTGAACAAGTCGGAAAAAGCTTATAAATAAAAAGCACAAGTGTCCGCTTGTGCTTTTTAACCTACTATAAATCACCGTTTGCCCTACCCTATAATTCATACTCTTTCTTTAAACGTTCCTCAAAATGTTGATGAATGTATTCTCGGATAAATTGCTCACGTTTGTCGAAGTCTTCTTCTTTCCTAAACCACCCTACTTTTTTCATCCTCTCAGACTCTGGCTTTTGCGACCATAGATTCCGCGCCTCTTCTCTGAGAATATATTCAACACGTTTCTGCGTAATCATGTCTGTGACTCTGTTTTGCCGTTCTTCTAAAGGGTCTACAGGCTTCGGTAAAGAATTAAGCAGTTCTTTCTTCATTTCTTCTATCTTGGCGGCTGTTTTTTGCTCATAGATACGCTCAATGGTTTGCGTGATGGCTTCAATATCAATCTTTCCAGGCGAATTATCCTGTTCATCAATTGGAAACGGTCTAAGTTCAAACTCATCAACAAGTTGATCGAATATCGCGTCTAGAGCCCACTTTTGATCACGCTTTTTAACAATGAAATGGGCAATCTCTAAATCTAGGTTATCGTAAATCTTCTCCTGACTTTCGCCAACACGGTTTACATAATGCAATTTACGTTCTTCAAGTCGTTTAAACCAAGAGTCTACAGTGTTGTAGTGTTTACCGACTTCTTTTGAGAAATCAATAATCTTCCAATAATCTTTCATACTCCCACCTTTCTCTCAAAAAGATACGCACAATAGGATTCACTTGTTATTCATATATCACATATGAATCATTTTTTAAATAGAATCAGCAAAAATTTCCCCAAATCAAGTAACACACATGTGATTCACCCATTATATATGACTCATATTAAATGACTTACTAGTGATTCACTTATCACATGTTACTCACCGATAAATCTATTGAAAGCCTGACGGAGTCCATTGTCAAATCGAAAACAACATGGTATCGTTACCTTATGTTACATAACAAAACATAAAGTAACTATAACATAATGTAACCTTATATAAATTGGAGGGAAGAGCTCCTTGCAAGAAGAAAAAGTAGTCGCATTTGATGACAGAACTGTAGCTTTTATCTGCGAAAAAGTAATTAAAGAATCAATATTGCTGGATGTTTTGTACCTTATAACACGTTCAGATGAGGGTATATCTAAAATTGATATTTTGAGAGAGTATCAAGCGGCTTGTAATGTTGATCCTGGTACACAAAAATTTCGTTTTGCGATTGATGAAGCGATCGCCACAATGATAGGTACTACATTCATTAGTTCTTATCGTAAAAAACCGGCAGACATGTATTTTCTTACTGAAAATGGCAAGAAGGCAACAGAATATATGGGTGATTTCTTAGAACGGAATCCAGAGCTACTAAAAGCCTGCAAAATCATGCCGAAAGGGGAGAACGTATAAAATGTTAACTATCGACAATGTATGGCAATTAGAAAGTTTCGTGAAGCAAAAAGGAGCGACTGTTGGTACAAAGCTTGGATTTGTTGGGTTGGGACAGGGGGGAGGAAAAATCGTTGATGCATTCGCTGGCATCCGGAACGCGAACGGGAACGCCCAATATCCAGTGCTATGCATCAATACAAATATGGGGGATATCCAAAACCTTCAAAACGTCGATAGAGCTAACCGTCTCCAGTTAAAAGGTGCAGAGTTTGAAAAAGGGGCTGGTATGGACCCTGAAAAGGGTAAGCAAGCTATGGCGGCGAATGGGGAGATTGTATTCGAAACTCTCAACCGTGTAATGCACGATACTGAAGCCATTGTTGTTGTGGCGTCGCTGGGCGGAGGTACTGGAACCGGCTCCATTAACATGGTCATTGACGTATGTGCGGATTACTTAGGAAAGCCAGTTATGGCTATCGTAAGTCTCCCGAACCCTCATGTTGATGAAAACGTGAATGCATACGAAGCGTTGAAAGAGTTGGTACCCAAATTAGAAGAGTACCAGGAGGACGAACAGGGCGGCTCGTATCGCGTTCTAGAGAACATCGTAATCCTAGACAACAAAAAAATTATTGAAGAGCATATAGAGGCTGTGGAGCAGGGGAGCGCGGAAGTTACAAATTTATCTTGGGACCGTTACTCAAACTATAAGGTAGCTTCTATACTACATGAATGGAACGTCGTTACTACATTAGAGAGTGACAAAACCTTAGATGCGGAAGACTTTAAGAACAAACTGCTGTTTACGGGCGGTGTGCTCACATTTGCGAAGAAGAAAATCAATTTACAGAGCGGGGATCTGAAAAGCGAAAACGACCTGATTAATGAAATTGTGGCTACATACCGGGAAAGAAATGTCCTGGCTAATGGATTTGACTATAAAAATGATGCGATTGCATTCGGCATTAATATCGTGATGCCGAAAAACACAGAAAAGCTATTGAACAGGGACACATTAGAAAAAATTAATCGCCAGCTGCAAGGAGAGTTGGAAGGAGTGCCGATTTATTATGGCCGTTCCACATGGGATAGCAAACATGCACTGGTATATACAATTTGTAGCTTGCGGGGATTACCAGAACGGGCCAGAAATTTGAAACAAGAGTCCGAGGAGCTGCTAGCAAAGCAAAGAGAGAGAGAAGAGCGGCAGTCTGGTTTTGACATTGGTGGAGAGTTAAGCAGCCGTCAAGGGCGTACCAGTACACGGACAAGAGCAGGGAAAGCCGCTGCACCAGCGAATCCGTTTACAGCCTTAAAAAAGGAGACGACTGAGAAGAAGCTAGAAAAGAAATTCAATCCTTTTAAATAATAAAATCAATGAATAGACCGACCTTAGGGACGGTCTTTATTTTTTGTATGGATTATACTATTAAAAAAGACTGGATTATATAGGAAAAAAGGATTACAATACCAATAAAAGGAAGAGGAAAGGGGTTGTCACATGAGTCTAAAGGATATACTAATAATGCAAGTGCCTACCGGAGCTTTAAAAGAGATAATAAAAAGGGAAGGTTTTGATGCTAAGCTGAATTCCACAGAAGATATGGCCGATGCCGTTTCCTCTGCTAGCCCTACCATTGGTTGGGAATTAGCTGACCAATTCCAATTCGCTGGAGCGACCGCGGTTAATATACATGTTATGATGAGCGGTATCCCTCCCGAATGGCATGATATTGAATACTTTAAAGATTATCTAATTCAAAAGTATACAGGTTCATTGTTTGGGAAAGGCATTCGTCCAAAGTTAACAAATGAACCGAAACTAATTAAGGCTCGTCAATTAAACGGAAAAATCATTTTAGCTTTTTCTTATTTAGGTACCCCCAAAAGATATTTAGACGACTACCAAATAGTAGTTCGTTCTCCACAATTACTTGAATATGTAGTGGTACACTTT containing:
- a CDS encoding N-acetylmuramoyl-L-alanine amidase family protein — protein: AAIKAFLQRHGLKDRGIKIRTNLAVLKVKAKAALLECFFISNPKEAALMKDAAFLLELAEAIGQGVLVAIGIAYVPVKKPETPQPTQPKEEKKLMKTEDANKIIRILQDRWNASTCQDEKKEVGRLADEVRVAAGMKKVNG
- a CDS encoding Abi family protein, with amino-acid sequence MEENQMKPALTHEEQLNLLKNRNLIIKNEYFALEILKRVNYYRLRGYTLSLEKNDRFFDGITFEHVYTLYQFDQKLRNILLPMLENIEIAFRTEIAYVLAHKYGPLGYKNKEYFKSELHHANFLLEVKKETSRGKELFVQHYQQKYDGQFPIWAVVELITFGALSMLFKNMKKDDQKKIAGETYGTTPFYIESWLRTLAYVRNVCAHYGRLYGKRLVLSPKLFDDDKKRGIQEKSPFAAIYIMSRLCLDKSVWDFFISNLYALVSQYEDQIKLHLIGFPENWYELLNEKR
- a CDS encoding helix-turn-helix domain-containing protein, whose protein sequence is MFGLGKKRSKFGKWIDKRGISQQWVAAKSGVNRNTVGKIASDPDYIPTGTTIKKILSAVRAVDKSVRAEDFWSM
- a CDS encoding FtsK/SpoIIIE domain-containing protein, with product MLEIISSVVMGSIALYAQFKKTGATNDSDKLNQIFTNSGLNIRDGKRTFTTQLVKRKIYPWGVEYRYRIPLGRSFEDYKAKFNHIQDGLNNRKTLLHFTLTDLKSLNLKQNLIHQIKELLKKKKATRKEIELSYDGLLKIKVYNEPLPTLLHYTDISLVGDGWKVTVGQIREGNQLILHDFEKIPHMVIGGATRYGKSNFLNMLITTLLLLQPDNVQFTLIDLKGGVEFSDYQDIEQVVNYAEEPEEAEKALRSVVKEMREKQQQFKHRSVKNVQEAKDPTRHFIIIDEVGELNPSEAITKEERALKESCQTYMSQIARLGAGLGYRQILATQYPTGDVIPRQCKQNSDAKLCFRVQNGTASRVVLDETGAEELPEVKGRAIYQTADRRRILQTPMIETKIIHQAIMPHIVIKARKEPVNEVKNKPDGETRTDIAQSGKIQFLD
- a CDS encoding replication-relaxation family protein; this encodes MERQEQILLSLERFNFLTRSHIQRLHRLGGDRNAQKVLRQMEAYLHSFREGYDTVYYLNKSGREMIGAKKQVKRTLQTTHNLMRVDFFFHMGCPPHWFNERKVEIGGKVCVIPDALFFKDKQYNFLEVDNRQTMAENKAKVHKYRKMFESGVFQNDKNFGYFPTLHIVTVNKSRMKRFREICDGLPFQVYLIDEIK
- a CDS encoding FtsZ/tubulin family protein, translating into MLTIDNVWQLESFVKQKGATVGTKLGFVGLGQGGGKIVDAFAGIRNANGNAQYPVLCINTNMGDIQNLQNVDRANRLQLKGAEFEKGAGMDPEKGKQAMAANGEIVFETLNRVMHDTEAIVVVASLGGGTGTGSINMVIDVCADYLGKPVMAIVSLPNPHVDENVNAYEALKELVPKLEEYQEDEQGGSYRVLENIVILDNKKIIEEHIEAVEQGSAEVTNLSWDRYSNYKVASILHEWNVVTTLESDKTLDAEDFKNKLLFTGGVLTFAKKKINLQSGDLKSENDLINEIVATYRERNVLANGFDYKNDAIAFGINIVMPKNTEKLLNRDTLEKINRQLQGELEGVPIYYGRSTWDSKHALVYTICSLRGLPERARNLKQESEELLAKQREREERQSGFDIGGELSSRQGRTSTRTRAGKAAAPANPFTALKKETTEKKLEKKFNPFK